Proteins encoded together in one Hymenobacter monticola window:
- a CDS encoding energy transducer TonB: MHTTKWESGQLDRRTKVGVWEYYGYTPSKEQVVVQRYDHSAKQLLYFRPSGEFIYNIELKPGQWKRHAVDRPPLFIGGDPALATYTTQLQYPLQAQERNIQGQVTVGFAVDTLGQASGHRVLRSIGGGCDQEALRVARTIPNEWIPAKVGSHAVAAEYELTLTFRLAQP, translated from the coding sequence ATGCACACCACCAAATGGGAAAGCGGCCAGCTCGACCGGCGCACCAAAGTGGGCGTGTGGGAATACTATGGCTACACGCCGTCGAAAGAGCAGGTGGTGGTGCAGCGCTACGACCACTCGGCCAAGCAGTTGCTGTACTTCCGGCCCAGCGGTGAGTTTATTTATAACATCGAACTGAAGCCGGGCCAGTGGAAACGCCACGCCGTGGACCGGCCGCCGCTGTTTATCGGCGGCGACCCGGCCCTGGCCACTTACACCACCCAGCTGCAGTACCCCCTGCAGGCGCAGGAGCGCAACATTCAGGGCCAGGTCACGGTGGGGTTTGCCGTCGACACGCTGGGGCAAGCCAGCGGGCACCGGGTGCTGCGCAGCATCGGGGGCGGCTGCGACCAGGAAGCCCTGCGCGTGGCCCGCACCATTCCCAACGAGTGGATTCCGGCCAAAGTGGGCAGCCACGCGGTGGCGGCCGAATATGAGCTGACGCTTACCTTTCGGCTGGCCCAGCCGTAG
- the metH gene encoding methionine synthase — translation MPTATLAAPSPLPQILRQRLLILDGAMGTMIQRHPLTEEDFRGARFADHDRPLRGNNDLLSLTRPDIIKGIHAEYFAAGADMVETNTFSGTTIAQADYGLEHVVYELNYESARLAREAADEYSTPDKPRFVAGAVGPTNRTASLSPDVNRPGFRAVTFDELATAYLEQVRGLVDGGVDTLLIETIFDTLNAKAALYAVQKFFDDGGRVVPVMISGTITDASGRTLSGQTVEAFWNSISHLPLLSVGLNCALGAHQLKQYVEELSRISDVHISAYPNAGLPNAFGGYDESAQEFAALVEDYLKDGIVTVVGGCCGTTPQHIAELSKLAERYKPRELPTELQPATHLSGLEPFDIKPESLFVNVGERCNVTGSRAFARLIRTGAYEEALAVARVQVEEGAQVLDINMDEGMLDSEQAMTTFLHLIASEPDIARVPVMIDSSKWSVIEAGLKCVQGKSIVNSISLKEGEEVFLQRARTVRQYGAAMVVMAFDEEGQADTYERRIAICQRSYDLLMGIGFPATDIIFDPNILIVGTGMEEHRNYAVDFIESVRWIKQHLPGALTSGGVSNISFSFRGNDVVREAMHAAFLYHAIRAGLDMGIVNPNQLAVYDEVPKDLLELVEDVLLNRRADATERLLEFADTVKKKDKVEAVADAWRSLPVQERLSHALVKGITEFIDEDTEAARRELARPLDVIEGPLMAGMNVVGDLFGAGKMFLPQVVKSARVMKKAVAYLEPYLLADKQGSDRQTAGKILMATVKGDVHDIGKNIVGVVLACNNFDIVDLGVMVPLERILDEAQAQNVDVIGLSGLITPSLDEMVYVAQAMEKRGMKTPLLIGGATTSRLHTAVKIAPAYSGAVVHVNDASRSVGVAAGLLGSGEVAYAETVAADYAALRADYASRQREKNYLTIEAARENGFKSDWSAVSITKPSFLGTKVLEDYDLAELAEYIDWTPFFHTWELKGRYPRILTDETLGEAATKLFEDAQAMLKRIIDGKLLSARAVLGFWPANTVDYDTIEIYADDSRDTVATEFFTLRQQGEKGPRIPNLAFSDFLAPKASGRADYLGGFAVTAGIGIETLLEQFAADHDDYSSIMVKALADRLAEAFAERLHERVRREFWGYAPDEHLTGEELVQEKYRGVRPAPGYPGCPDHTEKITLFQLLDAEGNTGISLTENLAMYPASSVSGMYYAHPDARYFGLGRIGLDQVSDIAHRKGMATAELERWLMPNLNYEPKK, via the coding sequence ATGCCCACCGCCACCCTCGCCGCTCCTTCTCCGCTTCCCCAAATCCTGCGCCAGCGCCTGCTGATTCTCGACGGCGCCATGGGCACCATGATTCAGCGCCACCCGCTCACGGAGGAGGACTTTCGCGGCGCCCGCTTCGCCGACCACGACCGGCCCCTGCGCGGCAACAACGACCTGCTGAGCCTCACGCGGCCCGACATCATCAAGGGCATCCACGCCGAGTATTTCGCCGCCGGGGCCGACATGGTGGAAACCAACACCTTCTCGGGCACCACCATTGCACAGGCCGACTACGGCCTGGAGCACGTGGTGTATGAACTGAACTACGAGTCGGCCCGCCTAGCCCGCGAGGCGGCCGATGAATACAGCACGCCCGACAAGCCGCGCTTCGTGGCCGGCGCCGTGGGCCCCACCAACCGCACTGCCTCGCTCTCGCCCGACGTGAACCGGCCCGGCTTCCGCGCCGTGACGTTTGACGAGCTGGCCACTGCCTACCTGGAGCAGGTGCGCGGCCTCGTGGATGGCGGCGTGGACACACTGCTCATCGAAACCATCTTCGACACGCTGAACGCCAAGGCGGCGCTCTACGCCGTGCAGAAATTCTTTGACGATGGGGGCCGCGTGGTGCCCGTCATGATTTCGGGCACCATCACCGACGCCTCGGGCCGCACGCTGAGCGGGCAGACGGTGGAGGCATTCTGGAACAGCATCAGCCACCTGCCGCTGCTGAGCGTGGGGTTGAACTGCGCCCTCGGTGCTCACCAGCTTAAGCAGTACGTGGAGGAGCTGAGCCGCATTTCCGACGTGCACATTTCGGCCTACCCCAATGCCGGCTTGCCCAATGCTTTCGGTGGCTACGACGAGTCGGCCCAGGAATTTGCGGCGCTGGTGGAAGACTATTTGAAAGACGGCATCGTGACGGTGGTGGGTGGCTGCTGCGGCACCACGCCCCAGCACATCGCCGAACTGAGCAAGCTGGCCGAGCGGTACAAGCCGCGCGAGTTGCCGACTGAGTTGCAGCCCGCCACCCACCTCAGCGGCCTGGAGCCATTCGACATCAAGCCCGAGAGCTTGTTTGTGAACGTGGGCGAGCGCTGCAACGTGACGGGTTCGCGCGCTTTTGCCCGGCTCATTCGCACGGGTGCTTATGAGGAGGCGCTGGCCGTGGCCCGCGTGCAGGTGGAGGAAGGCGCCCAGGTGCTCGACATCAACATGGACGAGGGCATGCTTGATTCGGAGCAGGCCATGACGACGTTTCTGCACCTCATCGCCTCCGAGCCCGACATTGCGCGGGTGCCGGTGATGATAGACTCCTCGAAGTGGAGCGTGATTGAGGCCGGCCTGAAGTGCGTGCAGGGCAAGAGCATCGTGAACTCGATTTCGCTGAAAGAGGGCGAGGAGGTGTTTTTGCAGCGGGCCCGCACGGTGCGCCAGTACGGCGCGGCCATGGTGGTAATGGCCTTTGACGAAGAAGGCCAAGCCGATACCTACGAGCGGCGCATTGCCATTTGCCAGCGCAGCTACGACCTGCTGATGGGCATCGGCTTCCCGGCCACCGACATCATTTTCGACCCCAACATCCTCATCGTCGGCACCGGCATGGAGGAGCACCGCAACTACGCGGTCGACTTCATCGAGTCGGTACGCTGGATTAAGCAACACCTGCCCGGCGCCCTCACCAGCGGCGGCGTGAGCAACATTTCGTTCTCGTTCCGCGGCAACGACGTGGTGCGCGAGGCCATGCACGCGGCCTTCCTCTACCACGCCATCCGGGCCGGGCTGGACATGGGCATTGTGAATCCCAACCAGCTGGCGGTGTACGACGAGGTGCCCAAGGACCTGCTGGAGCTGGTGGAAGACGTGCTGCTCAACCGCCGCGCCGACGCCACCGAGCGCCTGCTGGAATTCGCCGACACGGTAAAGAAGAAGGACAAGGTAGAAGCCGTGGCCGACGCTTGGCGCAGTCTGCCGGTACAGGAGCGCCTCTCGCACGCGCTGGTGAAGGGCATTACCGAGTTTATTGACGAGGACACCGAAGCGGCCCGCCGGGAACTGGCCCGGCCGCTCGACGTAATTGAGGGCCCGCTGATGGCGGGCATGAACGTGGTGGGCGACCTGTTTGGGGCCGGCAAGATGTTCCTGCCGCAGGTGGTGAAGTCGGCCCGTGTGATGAAAAAGGCCGTGGCCTACCTGGAGCCGTACCTGTTGGCCGACAAGCAGGGCTCGGACCGGCAGACGGCCGGCAAAATCCTGATGGCCACGGTGAAGGGCGACGTGCACGACATCGGCAAAAACATTGTGGGCGTGGTGCTGGCCTGCAACAATTTCGATATTGTGGACCTGGGCGTGATGGTGCCCCTCGAACGCATTCTGGACGAAGCCCAGGCGCAGAACGTGGACGTTATCGGCCTCTCCGGCCTCATCACCCCTTCGCTCGATGAGATGGTGTACGTGGCCCAGGCCATGGAAAAGCGCGGCATGAAAACCCCGCTGCTCATTGGCGGCGCCACCACCTCGCGCCTGCACACGGCCGTAAAGATTGCGCCGGCCTACAGCGGCGCCGTGGTGCACGTGAACGACGCCTCGCGCAGCGTGGGCGTGGCGGCGGGCCTGCTAGGCTCGGGTGAAGTGGCGTATGCCGAGACGGTGGCCGCCGACTACGCCGCGCTGCGCGCCGACTACGCCAGCCGCCAGCGCGAGAAGAACTACCTGACCATCGAGGCGGCCCGCGAAAACGGCTTTAAATCTGACTGGAGCGCGGTTTCGATTACCAAGCCCAGCTTCCTCGGCACCAAGGTGCTGGAAGACTACGACCTGGCCGAGCTGGCCGAATACATCGACTGGACGCCCTTCTTTCACACTTGGGAGCTAAAGGGCCGCTACCCGCGCATCCTCACCGATGAGACACTGGGCGAGGCCGCCACCAAGCTGTTCGAGGATGCGCAGGCCATGCTCAAGCGCATTATTGACGGCAAGTTGCTGTCGGCCCGCGCGGTGCTGGGATTCTGGCCGGCCAATACGGTGGATTACGACACCATCGAAATCTACGCCGATGATTCGCGCGACACAGTAGCCACCGAGTTTTTCACCTTGCGGCAGCAGGGCGAGAAGGGACCACGCATTCCCAACCTCGCCTTCTCTGACTTCCTGGCGCCGAAGGCATCGGGACGCGCCGACTACCTGGGTGGCTTTGCCGTGACGGCCGGCATCGGCATTGAGACACTGCTGGAACAGTTTGCGGCCGACCACGACGACTATTCCAGCATCATGGTGAAGGCCTTGGCCGACCGCTTGGCCGAGGCCTTTGCCGAGCGTCTGCACGAGCGGGTGCGCCGCGAGTTCTGGGGCTACGCGCCCGACGAGCACCTCACCGGCGAAGAGCTGGTGCAGGAGAAATACCGTGGCGTGCGCCCTGCCCCCGGCTATCCCGGCTGCCCCGACCACACCGAGAAAATTACGCTCTTCCAACTGCTCGACGCCGAGGGCAACACCGGCATTTCGCTTACCGAAAATCTGGCCATGTACCCGGCCTCGTCGGTGAGCGGCATGTACTACGCCCACCCGGATGCCCGCTACTTCGGCCTCGGCCGTATTGGCCTCGACCAGGTGAGCGACATTGCCCACCGCAAGGGCATGGCCACAGCCGAGCTGGAACGCTGGCTGATGCCCAACCTCAACTACGAGCCGAAGAAATAG
- a CDS encoding putative signal transducing protein: protein MPGPDSIVFLESFYEPMAANLARTRLEAAGIPCFLSNENLVSLLPLYSPITGGVRLYVRQHDAEAALEILHHEPVPLATEPDVASFAADAPDPVTPRCPRCGSSDVAWGPATRNTYGFWESVLSVLLRFPVRGSRYHCFHCGNEFK from the coding sequence GTGCCCGGTCCTGATTCCATCGTTTTCCTCGAATCGTTTTACGAACCGATGGCGGCCAACCTGGCCCGCACCCGGCTGGAAGCGGCGGGCATTCCCTGCTTTCTGAGCAACGAAAACCTGGTGTCGCTGCTGCCGCTCTACAGCCCCATCACGGGCGGCGTGCGGCTGTACGTGCGCCAGCACGACGCCGAGGCGGCCCTGGAAATCCTGCACCACGAGCCGGTGCCGCTGGCCACCGAACCCGACGTGGCCTCCTTCGCCGCCGATGCGCCCGACCCCGTGACACCGCGCTGCCCCCGTTGCGGGTCGTCGGACGTGGCCTGGGGGCCGGCCACGCGCAACACCTACGGCTTCTGGGAATCGGTGCTGTCGGTGCTGCTACGCTTTCCGGTGCGGGGCAGCCGTTACCATTGCTTTCACTGCGGCAATGAGTTTAAGTAG
- a CDS encoding gluconate 2-dehydrogenase subunit 3 family protein: MPTPEYPSGTVRALLDSAHVSEATRAALQARLDAPAAYAPRFLAPDAYALLEAVAARLFPQPDRPTQPVPLAPAVDQRLAEGRADGWRYDALPPDREAYRLGLGGIQEIAQALFQANFMDLNATGQDAVLKALATGNPPGATWQTLDAGRFFEELLAELTETYYAHPLAQEEIGYVGMADLPAWSKIGLNEKEDRELGEVVR, from the coding sequence ATGCCCACTCCCGAATACCCAAGCGGCACCGTGCGCGCCCTGCTGGACAGCGCGCACGTTTCCGAGGCCACCCGCGCCGCGCTGCAAGCCCGCCTCGATGCACCCGCGGCCTACGCGCCGCGGTTTCTGGCTCCCGACGCCTACGCACTGCTCGAAGCCGTGGCCGCCCGCCTCTTCCCCCAGCCCGACCGGCCCACGCAGCCTGTGCCCCTGGCCCCGGCCGTGGACCAGCGCCTCGCCGAAGGCCGCGCCGACGGCTGGCGCTACGACGCGCTGCCGCCTGACCGCGAGGCCTACCGCCTGGGCCTCGGCGGCATCCAGGAAATTGCGCAGGCGTTGTTCCAAGCCAACTTTATGGACCTGAACGCCACCGGACAGGACGCCGTGCTGAAGGCGCTGGCCACCGGCAACCCGCCCGGTGCCACCTGGCAAACCCTCGATGCGGGCCGCTTCTTCGAGGAACTATTGGCCGAGCTGACCGAGACCTACTACGCCCACCCGCTGGCCCAGGAGGAAATTGGCTACGTGGGCATGGCCGACCTGCCCGCCTGGTCGAAAATCGGCCTCAACGAAAAAGAAGACCGGGAACTTGGTGAGGTGGTGAGATAG
- a CDS encoding tetratricopeptide repeat protein yields the protein MLDDLFAQLRTATAPAEIEVLQSGIWQLWLTSGDVALDKMLEAGMRAMQAEDQTLAIKHFTEIIQINPEFVEAWNKRATAYYLRGEYRASLDDIAETLRREPRHFGALWGEASIWRQLGEYRRALRALGHLAAICPHLPGLHEQQLYLRERLEDGGALE from the coding sequence GTGCTCGACGACCTGTTTGCCCAACTACGCACGGCCACGGCACCGGCCGAGATTGAGGTGCTGCAAAGCGGCATCTGGCAGCTCTGGCTCACGAGCGGCGACGTGGCCCTCGACAAAATGCTGGAAGCTGGCATGCGCGCCATGCAGGCCGAAGACCAGACGCTGGCCATTAAACATTTTACCGAAATAATTCAAATCAATCCGGAGTTTGTCGAGGCCTGGAACAAGCGCGCCACGGCGTATTATTTGCGGGGCGAATACCGGGCTTCGCTCGACGACATTGCCGAGACGCTGCGGCGGGAGCCCCGGCATTTTGGGGCGCTGTGGGGCGAGGCCAGCATCTGGCGCCAGCTCGGCGAGTACCGGCGCGCATTGCGGGCGTTAGGGCATTTGGCCGCCATTTGCCCGCACTTGCCTGGCCTCCACGAGCAGCAGCTTTACCTACGCGAGCGCCTCGAAGACGGCGGTGCGCTGGAATAG
- a CDS encoding molybdopterin molybdotransferase MoeA, translating to MLSPAEAIALVLATARPLPPETVPLLHAAGRVLAETLTADRDFPPFNRVAMDGIAVAHAAWAGGQTEFEIQHAQYAGAPSRPLLDPSKAVEVMTGAVLPAGTDVVVRYEDILLHDNRARIQIAAPETSGVNIHHQAADRRAGDALLTPGTRLGPAELAVAATVGAAEVAVTRAARVAVVSTGDELVGIQETPLPHQIRRSNAYALQALFTQDGAAVSLFHLSDALDELRDGLTKILGAGFDAVVLSGAVSKGRADHLPGLLRELHVREIFHEVQQRPGKPLWFGAREGGPVVFGLPGNPVSTFITACRYARPWLRAVQQPEGAPAVAAVETPAPAVLTVDINFKPQLTHFVPVRLTVDTEGRRLATPLRVGGSGDMLSLVGATAFLELPPEPAVFLAGSAWPCWVL from the coding sequence ATGCTTTCCCCCGCCGAAGCCATCGCCCTCGTCCTCGCCACGGCCCGCCCGCTGCCGCCCGAAACCGTGCCCCTGCTCCACGCCGCCGGCCGCGTGCTAGCCGAAACGCTGACGGCCGACCGCGACTTTCCGCCTTTCAACCGGGTGGCCATGGACGGCATTGCGGTGGCCCACGCCGCCTGGGCTGGCGGGCAAACGGAATTTGAAATTCAGCACGCGCAGTACGCCGGCGCCCCGTCCCGGCCCCTGCTCGACCCCAGCAAGGCCGTGGAGGTGATGACCGGCGCGGTGCTGCCCGCCGGCACCGACGTAGTGGTGCGCTACGAGGACATCCTGCTACACGACAACCGCGCCCGCATCCAGATTGCGGCGCCCGAAACGTCCGGCGTCAACATCCACCACCAGGCCGCCGACCGCCGCGCCGGCGATGCCCTGCTGACGCCCGGCACCCGCCTGGGTCCGGCCGAGCTGGCCGTGGCCGCCACCGTGGGCGCCGCCGAAGTGGCCGTGACGCGCGCCGCCCGCGTGGCCGTGGTGAGCACCGGCGACGAGCTGGTGGGCATTCAGGAAACGCCGCTGCCGCACCAGATTCGGCGCTCCAATGCCTACGCGTTGCAGGCGCTGTTCACGCAGGACGGAGCCGCGGTTTCGCTCTTCCACCTGTCCGATGCACTCGATGAGCTGCGCGACGGCCTCACCAAAATCCTCGGCGCGGGCTTCGATGCCGTGGTGCTGAGCGGGGCCGTGAGCAAAGGCCGCGCCGACCACCTGCCGGGCCTGCTGCGCGAGCTGCACGTGCGCGAAATTTTCCACGAAGTGCAGCAGCGCCCCGGCAAGCCGCTGTGGTTTGGGGCCCGGGAAGGCGGGCCGGTGGTGTTTGGCTTGCCTGGCAATCCGGTTTCCACCTTCATCACGGCTTGCCGCTACGCGCGGCCCTGGCTGCGCGCCGTGCAGCAGCCGGAAGGTGCGCCGGCAGTAGCAGCGGTTGAAACCCCTGCGCCGGCCGTGCTCACAGTGGATATCAACTTCAAGCCCCAGCTCACACACTTCGTGCCCGTGCGCCTGACCGTGGATACCGAAGGCCGGCGCCTGGCTACGCCGCTGCGCGTGGGCGGCTCGGGCGACATGTTGAGCCTGGTGGGAGCCACGGCGTTTCTGGAGCTGCCGCCGGAGCCGGCCGTGTTTCTGGCGGGCAGTGCGTGGCCGTGCTGGGTGCTGTAA
- a CDS encoding SDR family oxidoreductase — protein sequence MKAAAQKLPYPAKQADMTLQPDSDLSNYRAAGKLQDKIALITGADSGIGRAVALAFAKEGAHVAVVFNENVEDAEKTKQLVEREKRKCLLLQLDVRDSEQCKQAVRRTLAELGGLNILVNNAAFQNSQEKFEEIPEEQIRRTFDTNILGYIWMAQAVIPHLKKDDCIINTGSIVGITGIPILVDYAASKAGIHALTKSLALYLGEKGIRVNCVVPGPVWTPNIPGTMPREEIEKFGHEVALKRPGQPEELAPAYVLLASQDGSFMTGSLVHVTGGKLSSDE from the coding sequence ATGAAGGCGGCCGCTCAGAAGCTGCCCTACCCCGCCAAGCAGGCTGACATGACGCTGCAGCCCGACTCCGACCTGTCCAACTACCGGGCCGCCGGCAAGCTGCAGGATAAAATTGCCCTCATCACCGGGGCCGACTCCGGCATTGGCCGGGCCGTGGCCCTGGCCTTCGCTAAGGAAGGCGCGCACGTGGCCGTGGTCTTTAACGAAAACGTGGAGGACGCCGAAAAAACCAAGCAGCTGGTGGAGCGCGAAAAGCGCAAGTGCCTGCTGCTGCAGCTCGACGTGCGCGACTCGGAGCAGTGCAAGCAGGCCGTGCGCCGCACCCTGGCCGAGCTGGGCGGCCTGAACATTCTGGTGAACAACGCCGCCTTCCAAAACAGCCAGGAGAAGTTTGAGGAGATTCCGGAAGAGCAAATTCGCCGGACCTTCGACACCAACATCTTGGGCTACATTTGGATGGCGCAGGCGGTGATTCCGCACCTGAAAAAGGACGATTGCATCATCAACACGGGCAGCATTGTGGGCATCACGGGCATCCCGATTCTGGTTGACTACGCGGCTTCGAAAGCAGGCATCCACGCCCTCACCAAGTCGCTGGCCCTGTACCTCGGCGAAAAGGGCATCCGGGTGAACTGCGTGGTGCCCGGCCCGGTCTGGACGCCCAACATCCCCGGCACCATGCCGCGCGAGGAAATCGAAAAATTCGGCCACGAAGTGGCGCTCAAGCGCCCGGGGCAGCCCGAGGAACTGGCCCCGGCCTACGTGCTGCTGGCCTCGCAAGACGGCTCCTTCATGACCGGCAGCCTCGTGCACGTGACCGGCGGCAAGCTCAGCAGCGACGAGTAA
- a CDS encoding PA14 domain-containing protein — MLPWLLTTLMARAQTPPAINGLKGDYYEGINFEKYVLTRRDATIDFNWGHEPPAPGLPAEDFSVRWTGWLVPPTSGEYTFHVTVDDGIRLWLNDKLLLDEWRGQPVSSYTATVTLRAGEPYRLRVDYCQYRLDTRVFVNWALPSTVPSSWRNLWGMTTDKPKPVPISSAYLSLNNPKLVAKRETPSPPAPAPKPLTVNKPQPVPQPPSRKPAAVAPVPQTPRPIAKATPAAAPLPVAKPLPSPPPVLADSGRTASARLATLAVGEAMTLPDLYFAQGQARLLPESRLALDGLAATLHAQPTLRFEVQGHTDNVGNAELNRQLSQQRADAVCLYLTAHGVATGQLRPVGYGGTQPVADNADPAQRPRNRRVVLRRL, encoded by the coding sequence ATGCTTCCGTGGTTGCTGACCACGCTAATGGCGCGAGCCCAGACGCCGCCGGCCATTAATGGCCTGAAGGGCGACTATTACGAAGGAATCAACTTTGAGAAATATGTGCTAACTCGCCGCGACGCCACCATCGATTTCAATTGGGGCCACGAGCCGCCCGCGCCGGGCCTGCCGGCCGAGGATTTTTCGGTGCGCTGGACGGGCTGGCTGGTGCCGCCTACCAGCGGCGAATATACCTTCCACGTGACCGTAGACGACGGTATCCGGCTGTGGCTGAACGATAAACTTCTACTAGATGAGTGGCGCGGGCAGCCCGTAAGCTCATACACCGCCACCGTGACGTTGCGGGCTGGCGAGCCCTACCGCCTGCGGGTCGATTATTGCCAATACCGCCTCGATACCCGCGTGTTCGTCAACTGGGCGCTGCCTTCGACGGTGCCTTCTTCCTGGCGAAATCTCTGGGGCATGACCACTGATAAGCCCAAGCCCGTGCCCATTTCGTCGGCCTACCTTTCTCTAAATAACCCCAAGCTTGTAGCAAAGCGCGAGACCCCATCTCCTCCGGCGCCTGCCCCCAAGCCCCTGACCGTCAACAAGCCCCAACCTGTCCCGCAGCCGCCGAGCAGAAAACCGGCGGCCGTAGCTCCCGTGCCCCAAACGCCGCGCCCGATAGCCAAAGCGACTCCGGCAGCCGCGCCGCTGCCCGTGGCGAAGCCCCTTCCTTCCCCTCCCCCCGTTTTGGCCGACTCTGGCCGCACAGCCTCCGCGCGGCTGGCCACGCTGGCCGTGGGCGAGGCCATGACGCTGCCCGACTTGTACTTCGCCCAGGGCCAGGCGCGGCTGCTGCCGGAGTCACGCTTGGCGCTCGATGGCCTGGCCGCCACCCTGCACGCCCAGCCCACGCTGCGCTTCGAAGTGCAGGGCCACACCGACAACGTGGGCAATGCCGAACTCAACCGCCAGCTGTCGCAGCAGCGGGCCGATGCCGTGTGCCTCTACCTCACGGCCCACGGCGTGGCCACCGGGCAGCTGCGCCCCGTGGGCTACGGCGGCACCCAGCCCGTGGCCGACAACGCCGACCCCGCCCAACGCCCCCGCAACCGCCGCGTGGTGCTGCGCCGGCTGTGA
- a CDS encoding aquaporin — MAFATRMTQALRQHWRHYLVEAGGIMAFLAFSGSAAVLCHHPDSAVARALGPQEWVQRVGVGLVVGSLIAAMAYSPWGKRSGAHFNPAVTLGFWHLGHIATADALWYVLAQFAGALAAGAGMHWALAPWFDHPSIHYNTTKPIDGPHGWALALGAEVLISSMLMLGLLWSLHSARGKKWTGALAGALAGALLALFVVVEAPLSGMSLNPARTLGTAVAAGEAPHLWLYFVGPLGAMWATAEAFRRYRQRRVLAARPPRYPDNSPM; from the coding sequence ATGGCCTTCGCCACCCGCATGACCCAGGCGCTACGCCAACACTGGCGCCACTACTTGGTAGAAGCCGGCGGCATCATGGCGTTTCTCGCGTTTTCGGGTTCGGCGGCGGTGCTCTGCCACCACCCCGATTCGGCGGTGGCACGGGCGCTGGGGCCGCAGGAGTGGGTGCAGCGCGTGGGTGTGGGCCTGGTGGTGGGCAGCCTGATTGCCGCCATGGCCTATTCGCCCTGGGGCAAACGCTCGGGCGCCCACTTCAACCCGGCCGTAACGCTGGGCTTCTGGCACCTGGGGCACATAGCCACAGCCGATGCGCTGTGGTACGTGCTGGCGCAGTTTGCCGGGGCTTTGGCGGCGGGCGCGGGCATGCACTGGGCGCTGGCGCCGTGGTTTGACCACCCCAGCATTCATTACAACACCACCAAGCCCATCGACGGCCCCCACGGCTGGGCGCTGGCGCTGGGCGCCGAAGTGCTCATTTCCAGCATGCTGATGCTGGGCCTGCTGTGGTCGCTGCACTCGGCCCGGGGCAAGAAGTGGACGGGCGCGCTGGCGGGCGCGCTGGCGGGCGCGCTGCTGGCGCTGTTTGTGGTGGTGGAGGCCCCGCTGTCGGGCATGAGCTTGAACCCGGCCCGCACCCTGGGCACCGCCGTGGCGGCGGGCGAGGCGCCGCATCTGTGGCTGTATTTTGTGGGGCCGCTGGGGGCCATGTGGGCCACGGCCGAGGCTTTTCGGCGCTATCGGCAGCGGCGCGTTTTGGCGGCGCGCCCGCCCCGCTACCCCGACAACAGCCCAATGTAA
- the metF gene encoding methylenetetrahydrofolate reductase [NAD(P)H], whose protein sequence is MKVTDHLAKANGKTLFSFEVLPPKKGENIHNLFSNIEPLMEFKPPFIDVTYHREEYVYRHHPNGLLEKKTVRRRPGTVGICAAIKNRFDVDTVPHLICGGFTKEETENALIDLHFLGIDSILALRGDPIKSEGVFKPEPDGHAYACDLIGQVANLNKGEYLDQEQDDVWATNFCIGTAGYPEKHFEAPNYNADIRYLKHKVDRGADYIVTQMFFDNEEFFRFEKLCRAAGIDVPIIPGLKPLTTKSQLTMLPRSFYLNLPEPLVEAVSQCRDNDAARAIGIEWCLNQSRELMAHGVPCLHYYSMGKSESIRRVAAELF, encoded by the coding sequence ATGAAAGTTACCGACCACCTGGCCAAGGCCAACGGGAAAACCCTTTTCTCCTTCGAAGTGCTGCCGCCGAAAAAGGGCGAAAACATCCACAACCTGTTTTCGAACATTGAGCCCCTGATGGAGTTCAAGCCGCCGTTTATCGACGTGACCTACCACCGCGAGGAGTACGTGTACCGCCACCACCCCAACGGCCTGCTGGAAAAGAAAACCGTGCGCCGCCGGCCCGGCACCGTGGGCATTTGCGCGGCCATTAAAAACCGCTTCGACGTGGACACCGTGCCCCACCTCATCTGCGGCGGCTTCACGAAGGAGGAAACCGAGAATGCGCTGATTGACTTGCACTTCCTGGGCATCGATTCCATCCTGGCCCTGCGCGGCGACCCCATCAAGAGCGAGGGCGTGTTCAAACCCGAGCCCGACGGGCACGCTTATGCCTGCGACCTCATTGGGCAGGTGGCCAACCTGAACAAGGGCGAATACCTCGACCAGGAGCAGGACGACGTGTGGGCCACCAACTTCTGCATCGGCACGGCCGGTTACCCCGAAAAGCACTTCGAGGCTCCCAACTACAACGCCGACATCCGCTACCTTAAGCACAAGGTGGACCGCGGCGCCGACTACATTGTGACGCAGATGTTTTTCGACAACGAGGAGTTTTTCCGGTTCGAGAAGCTGTGCCGGGCCGCGGGCATCGACGTGCCCATCATTCCGGGCCTCAAGCCGCTCACCACCAAGAGCCAGCTCACCATGCTGCCCCGCTCCTTCTACCTCAACCTGCCCGAGCCGCTGGTGGAAGCCGTGAGCCAGTGCCGCGACAACGACGCGGCCCGCGCCATCGGCATCGAGTGGTGCCTCAACCAAAGCCGCGAGCTGATGGCCCACGGCGTGCCCTGCCTGCACTACTACAGCATGGGCAAGTCGGAAAGCATTAGGCGGGTGGCAGCGGAGTTGTTTTAG